A portion of the Vreelandella subglaciescola genome contains these proteins:
- a CDS encoding Na+/H+ antiporter NhaC family protein has translation MIRGRRNQRHTGRRRYRHSHAHRTQQHTLASLELHAIPAWLSLLPAIVAIVLALVFRQVLLALFVGILLGGWILHGMGVRGLLGSVNVHVLQAASDSEHMSIVLFCLLIGGMVGIVSRNGGTQGIAQRIFRVIRGRRQAQISTFLLGIAIFFDDYANALIVGNTMRASTDKMALSRAKLAYIIDSTAAPVSSIMLVSTWIGFQVD, from the coding sequence ATGATCAGGGGGCGGCGTAATCAAAGGCATACAGGTCGACGACGCTACCGCCACTCTCACGCTCATCGGACCCAGCAGCACACGCTGGCCAGCCTAGAGCTCCATGCAATTCCCGCCTGGCTGTCGCTGCTGCCCGCTATAGTCGCAATCGTTCTTGCTCTGGTTTTTCGTCAGGTGCTGCTAGCGCTATTCGTCGGCATCCTGCTGGGAGGCTGGATCCTGCACGGCATGGGTGTCCGCGGTCTGCTCGGCTCGGTCAACGTGCACGTGCTGCAGGCCGCCAGCGACAGCGAACACATGTCCATCGTGCTGTTCTGTCTGCTGATCGGCGGCATGGTGGGGATCGTCTCGCGCAACGGCGGCACCCAAGGCATCGCCCAGCGTATTTTCCGGGTCATTCGCGGGCGCCGTCAGGCACAGATCTCAACCTTTCTGCTGGGTATTGCAATCTTCTTCGACGACTACGCCAACGCGCTGATCGTGGGCAACACCATGCGCGCCAGTACCGACAAGATGGCGCTCTCTCGCGCCAAACTCGCCTATATCATCGACAGCACCGCGGCTCCGGTATCGTCGATCATGCTGGTGAGCACCTGGATCGGCTTTCAAGTGGACTAA
- a CDS encoding glycerophosphodiester phosphodiesterase produces the protein MLQRLSSFSSPSLPNAAGGLSVFLVAAGMATPALAATPASALEQQQDDLAAFQVIAHRGASGHAPESTLAAFTLAHEQGADYLEMDAQLTADGKLVVFHDDTIERTSDGTGHINDYTLAELKALDVGTWFNQANPEKADDAFKGARLLTLDEVFEAFGHDARYYIEAKSPALNPGLEDALLAKLKEYDMIQAGRVLVQSFNQPSLLKLHEQSPALPLVQLLWYYPDEENAGQLKEWTDVTPGSGNVDDTDFQTIADYAVGIGTNFIYEGAPVISADFVDQAQDNDLRVHVYTVNDTDDMQTLLDWGVDGMFTNYPDRLLELAR, from the coding sequence ATGCTACAGCGCTTGTCGTCTTTTTCTTCCCCTTCTTTGCCTAATGCTGCCGGTGGTCTGTCGGTCTTTCTGGTGGCGGCCGGCATGGCGACGCCCGCCCTTGCCGCGACGCCTGCGTCCGCTCTGGAACAACAGCAAGACGACCTCGCGGCGTTTCAGGTGATTGCGCATCGCGGCGCCAGCGGCCATGCGCCGGAAAGCACGCTGGCCGCCTTTACACTGGCACACGAACAGGGCGCGGACTATCTGGAAATGGACGCGCAGCTAACCGCCGACGGCAAGCTGGTCGTGTTTCACGATGACACCATTGAGCGCACCAGCGACGGCACCGGCCACATCAACGACTACACCCTGGCCGAGCTGAAAGCGCTGGACGTGGGCACATGGTTTAATCAGGCGAATCCGGAAAAAGCCGACGACGCCTTCAAAGGCGCCCGCCTGCTGACCCTCGACGAGGTCTTTGAAGCGTTCGGGCACGACGCGCGCTACTACATTGAAGCCAAATCGCCGGCGCTCAATCCGGGGCTGGAAGACGCGCTGCTCGCCAAGCTGAAAGAATACGACATGATCCAGGCCGGGCGCGTGCTGGTGCAGTCGTTCAATCAGCCAAGCCTGCTCAAGCTGCACGAGCAAAGCCCCGCGCTGCCGCTGGTTCAGCTGCTGTGGTATTACCCCGACGAGGAGAATGCCGGGCAGCTCAAGGAATGGACCGACGTCACCCCCGGGTCAGGCAACGTGGATGACACCGACTTCCAGACCATTGCCGACTACGCCGTAGGCATCGGCACCAACTTCATCTACGAAGGCGCGCCGGTCATCAGCGCCGACTTTGTCGATCAGGCACAGGACAACGACCTGCGCGTGCACGTTTATACGGTGAACGACACTGACGATATGCAAACGCTGCTGGACTGGGGCGTGGACGGCATGTTCACCAACTACCCCGACCGGCTGCTTGAGTTAGCGCGTTAA
- a CDS encoding NAD(P)/FAD-dependent oxidoreductase: MVRTASPPPSWYRDSIVVQLGDCPPLEGEVRADVCVVGGGITGCSAALHLAERGYSVVLLEAGEIGHGASGRSGGQILPGLGTDIATVEKALGRERAREIWEMSREAVRLTAELIERHEIPCELAWGYLHAAVKPRHVGELEEFRERMARDYDYSALTLLEGDALHDHVVSDAYPAALRDDEGGHLHPLNYTLGLARAARRAGVAIHEHSAAVDIRRGQPANVVTDRGQVTADFVVLGANAYQVGLVPELSGRIMRASNYMVATEPLTAAQAARVLPKNDALSDANFVLDYYRLSADRRLVYGGEVSYDGREPRGMQARMDAKIARIFPVLKGVRIDYRWGGEVAITLDRAPDIGRLGSNIYYAQGYSGHGMALSGLVGKLLAEAIAGQSERFDVFAAMPHRRFPGGRLLRKPLLMLATHYYKLRDRL; encoded by the coding sequence ATGGTAAGAACCGCCTCGCCTCCCCCTTCCTGGTACCGCGACTCCATCGTCGTCCAACTCGGCGACTGCCCTCCGCTGGAGGGCGAGGTTCGGGCAGATGTCTGTGTGGTGGGTGGCGGCATCACCGGCTGCTCGGCCGCCCTGCATCTTGCCGAGCGGGGTTACTCGGTGGTGCTGCTTGAGGCCGGCGAGATCGGCCACGGTGCTTCCGGGCGCAGCGGAGGCCAGATCCTGCCGGGCCTGGGTACCGACATCGCCACCGTGGAGAAGGCGCTAGGCCGGGAACGGGCCCGCGAGATCTGGGAAATGAGCCGTGAGGCGGTACGACTGACCGCCGAGCTGATCGAGCGTCACGAGATTCCCTGCGAGCTGGCCTGGGGCTATCTGCACGCAGCGGTGAAGCCTCGCCATGTCGGCGAGCTCGAGGAATTCCGTGAGCGTATGGCCCGCGACTACGACTATTCGGCCCTTACCCTACTCGAGGGCGATGCCCTGCACGATCATGTGGTGAGTGATGCCTATCCGGCAGCCCTCCGTGATGACGAGGGCGGTCACCTGCATCCCCTCAACTACACCCTGGGCTTGGCTCGGGCGGCCCGTCGCGCTGGCGTGGCCATCCACGAACACAGCGCCGCCGTCGATATCCGCCGCGGCCAGCCGGCCAACGTGGTCACCGATCGAGGGCAAGTGACTGCTGACTTCGTCGTCCTGGGCGCCAACGCCTACCAGGTGGGCCTAGTGCCGGAGCTCTCCGGGCGCATCATGCGCGCCTCTAACTACATGGTCGCAACCGAGCCGCTCACCGCCGCACAGGCAGCGCGTGTGCTGCCGAAGAACGATGCCCTGTCGGATGCCAATTTCGTGCTCGATTACTACCGGCTATCCGCCGATCGTCGCCTAGTCTACGGCGGCGAGGTCAGCTACGACGGGCGGGAGCCACGAGGGATGCAAGCGCGAATGGATGCCAAGATTGCCCGAATCTTTCCCGTACTCAAAGGGGTGCGCATCGACTATCGCTGGGGCGGCGAAGTGGCCATCACTCTCGACCGAGCGCCGGATATCGGCCGGTTGGGGAGTAATATCTACTACGCTCAGGGCTACTCCGGCCATGGTATGGCCCTGTCGGGGCTCGTCGGCAAGCTGCTGGCCGAAGCCATCGCCGGTCAGAGCGAGCGCTTCGATGTCTTCGCGGCTATGCCCCACCGTCGTTTCCCCGGTGGTCGCCTATTGCGCAAGCCCTTGCTGATGCTGGCTACTCATTACTACAAACTGCGGGACCGGCTGTGA
- a CDS encoding bile acid:sodium symporter family protein, with amino-acid sequence MRARLDPFTLILLGTIALASLLPAGPTLAGWLDHAGVFAVALLFFLHGAALSRDEVLNGAMHWRLHLVIASLTFIVFPLLVLPTTLLAPHLIPKDLAVGFLYLGVLPSAVSSSIAFTAMARGNVPAAICSAAASNVFGMMLTPFLLILLVSSSGGSFAVGEALRDIALQLLLPFAAGQAVRPLLGGFLNRHKSLTGRYDRSVILLIVYTAFSQSVVDGLWQKLPLLSIFAAIALCGLLLAVVITLARFVSRRFGFSLADEAAVVFCGSKKSLASGLPMAKVLFAGHPGFGMIVLPIMCYNQIQILAGAFIARRYERRILDEASAEGHTQDAAR; translated from the coding sequence ATGCGCGCCCGCCTTGACCCCTTTACGCTGATTTTGCTGGGCACCATTGCACTGGCCTCGTTGTTGCCCGCCGGCCCTACGCTTGCCGGCTGGCTCGACCACGCGGGCGTATTTGCCGTGGCGCTGCTGTTTTTTCTCCACGGCGCGGCACTCTCCCGCGATGAAGTGCTCAACGGCGCCATGCACTGGCGGCTACACCTGGTGATTGCCTCGCTGACGTTTATCGTCTTTCCGCTGCTGGTGCTGCCCACCACGCTGCTGGCCCCGCACCTTATTCCCAAGGATCTGGCCGTGGGCTTTCTGTATCTGGGCGTACTGCCGTCGGCGGTGTCGTCGTCAATCGCCTTTACCGCCATGGCGCGGGGCAACGTGCCCGCCGCCATCTGCAGCGCGGCGGCGTCCAACGTGTTTGGCATGATGCTCACGCCGTTTTTGTTGATCCTGTTGGTCAGCTCGTCGGGGGGTAGCTTTGCGGTCGGCGAAGCGCTGCGCGATATTGCCCTGCAGCTGTTGCTGCCGTTTGCCGCCGGCCAGGCCGTGCGCCCGCTGCTTGGCGGCTTTCTCAACCGCCACAAATCGTTGACCGGCCGCTACGACCGAAGCGTGATTTTGCTGATCGTCTACACCGCGTTCTCGCAGTCCGTGGTTGACGGCCTGTGGCAGAAGCTGCCGCTGCTGTCGATTTTCGCGGCCATCGCCCTGTGCGGGCTGCTGCTGGCGGTGGTTATCACGCTGGCGCGCTTTGTGTCGCGGCGCTTCGGCTTCAGCCTGGCGGACGAGGCCGCCGTGGTATTTTGCGGCTCGAAGAAAAGCCTCGCCTCGGGGCTACCCATGGCCAAGGTGCTGTTCGCCGGCCACCCGGGGTTTGGCATGATCGTGCTGCCGATCATGTGCTACAACCAGATCCAGATCCTTGCCGGGGCGTTTATTGCCCGCCGCTACGAACGCCGCATTCTTGACGAGGCCAGTGCAGAAGGTCATACGCAAGACGCTGCCCGGTAG
- a CDS encoding aldehyde dehydrogenase, with amino-acid sequence MSFTHLPTSRADWQALAASLEFETRAFVDDQFVDALSGETFATVNPATGENLAEVASCDTADAEMAVAVARAAFERGEWSRLAPGKRKLVMLKLADLMDAHKSELALLDTLDMGKPIGSSLGDLSGGIGCMRYQAESIDKLYGEVAPTGEDNLALVLREPLGVVASIVPWNFPLMMTAWKISPALAAGNSVILKPSEKSPLSALLLAKLAREAGIPRGVFQVLPGFGHTVGKALALSMGVDCLAFTGSTGVGKQLMQYAGQSNLKRLYLECGGKSPNIVFADCKDLDSVARHAAEAIFHNQGEVCIAGSRLLVEDSIRGAFVDKVLSAAKSMQPGDPLDPDSFMGAIVDEAQHGRILDYIRRGAEEGATLRAGGQADDADSKGLFIPPTVFDGVTSTMTIGREEIFGPVLAIFGFDSEEEAVALANDSDFGLAAGLWSQDIDRIMRVTRRLESGQVFVNNWAGGDQSVPFGGVKQSGNGRDKSHHSLEEYSSLKSVWISLTL; translated from the coding sequence ATGAGTTTCACCCATCTTCCGACCAGTCGTGCCGACTGGCAGGCATTGGCTGCTTCACTCGAGTTCGAGACCCGAGCTTTTGTCGATGATCAGTTCGTGGATGCGCTGAGTGGTGAGACATTCGCCACCGTCAACCCCGCTACTGGTGAAAACCTGGCCGAGGTTGCGAGTTGTGACACCGCCGATGCCGAGATGGCGGTCGCTGTGGCGAGGGCCGCCTTTGAGCGCGGCGAGTGGTCGCGCCTGGCCCCCGGCAAACGCAAGTTGGTGATGCTGAAGCTGGCCGACCTGATGGACGCCCATAAGAGCGAGCTGGCGCTGCTCGACACTCTGGACATGGGCAAGCCGATCGGCAGCTCGCTGGGCGACTTGTCCGGGGGTATCGGCTGCATGCGCTACCAGGCCGAGTCCATTGACAAACTTTATGGCGAAGTGGCACCGACTGGTGAAGACAATCTGGCGCTAGTCCTGCGTGAGCCGCTGGGCGTGGTAGCCTCCATTGTGCCTTGGAACTTCCCGCTGATGATGACCGCGTGGAAGATTTCACCGGCGTTGGCCGCTGGTAATAGCGTGATTCTCAAACCCTCGGAAAAATCACCGCTGTCGGCGTTGCTGCTGGCTAAGTTAGCCCGTGAGGCTGGTATTCCGCGCGGCGTATTTCAGGTGCTGCCCGGTTTTGGCCACACCGTGGGTAAGGCGCTGGCGCTGTCCATGGGAGTCGACTGTCTGGCCTTTACCGGCTCCACCGGCGTGGGCAAGCAGCTGATGCAGTATGCCGGTCAGTCCAACCTCAAGCGGCTATATCTGGAGTGTGGCGGCAAGAGTCCAAACATTGTGTTTGCCGACTGCAAGGATCTAGACAGTGTCGCTCGACACGCCGCCGAAGCGATCTTTCATAACCAGGGGGAGGTTTGCATCGCCGGCTCGCGGTTGCTGGTGGAAGATTCGATTCGTGGCGCCTTCGTCGACAAGGTGCTCAGTGCCGCTAAATCTATGCAACCCGGCGACCCGCTCGACCCGGACAGCTTCATGGGTGCCATCGTCGATGAAGCCCAGCACGGGCGCATTCTCGACTATATTCGCCGCGGCGCGGAAGAGGGGGCGACCCTGCGTGCCGGCGGTCAGGCGGACGATGCCGACAGCAAGGGCCTGTTTATCCCGCCGACGGTGTTCGACGGCGTTACCTCGACGATGACCATCGGCCGCGAAGAGATCTTTGGCCCGGTGCTCGCGATCTTCGGCTTCGACAGCGAAGAGGAAGCCGTGGCCCTGGCCAACGACAGCGACTTCGGCTTGGCAGCGGGTCTGTGGAGCCAGGATATCGACCGCATCATGCGGGTCACGCGCCGGCTGGAGTCCGGTCAGGTGTTCGTCAATAACTGGGCGGGCGGTGACCAATCAGTGCCCTTTGGCGGGGTCAAGCAGTCCGGCAACGGACGCGATAAGTCACACCACTCGCTTGAGGAATACTCCAGCCTCAAGAGCGTGTGGATCTCGCTCACGCTCTGA
- a CDS encoding IS3 family transposase (programmed frameshift) translates to MTKRRNFSPAFRLEAAQLVVDQGYTLKAACEAMGIGKTTMESWVRKLRAERAGNVPQKGEALTPEQREIQDLKRQLRRSEEEKTIPKKGYRSLDVRLPEQFSLIERLEESYAVQRLCSVFGVHRSSYRAWRNRNTVPSQEERALLQRIVDTHAASKGSAGARSIAKMVTHAGVPLSRYRAGKRMKRLGLASTQPPRHAYQKAVQPHLAIPNRLDRQFDVKTPNKAWTGDITYILTGSRWAYLAVVIDLFSRKPVGWALSPSPDIDLVNKALMMAYESRHEPKNVLFHSDQGCQYTSLGFRQCLWRYQMTQSLSRRGNCWDNAPTERFFRSLKTEWVPETGYLDMAAAKQSITEYIISYYSCLRPHTHNDGLPPNAAETTYWNAQKAVAKNT, encoded by the exons ATGACCAAGAGAAGAAATTTCAGCCCGGCATTTCGTCTGGAAGCGGCGCAACTTGTCGTTGATCAAGGCTATACGCTGAAGGCAGCTTGCGAGGCCATGGGGATAGGTAAAACCACCATGGAATCCTGGGTTCGCAAGCTACGCGCAGAGCGGGCAGGCAATGTGCCGCAAAAAGGTGAAGCGCTGACACCTGAGCAGCGTGAAATTCAGGATTTAAAGCGGCAGCTACGGCGATCTGAGGAAGAAAAGACCATCC CTAAAAAAGGCTACCGCTCTCTTGATGTCCGACTCCCTGAGCAATTCTCGTTAATCGAGCGACTTGAAGAGAGCTATGCGGTGCAGCGCTTGTGTAGCGTATTTGGGGTGCACCGCAGCAGTTACCGCGCATGGCGTAACAGAAATACGGTACCAAGCCAGGAAGAGCGAGCCCTGCTGCAGCGAATCGTCGATACCCATGCAGCCAGCAAGGGCTCTGCAGGGGCGCGGAGCATTGCCAAGATGGTGACCCACGCGGGAGTGCCGCTGAGCCGCTACCGTGCCGGAAAACGGATGAAACGGCTTGGGTTGGCGAGCACACAGCCGCCGCGCCATGCCTACCAAAAGGCGGTACAGCCGCACCTGGCTATTCCGAATCGGCTCGACCGGCAGTTCGATGTAAAGACGCCCAACAAGGCTTGGACTGGTGACATCACTTATATTTTGACCGGATCACGCTGGGCGTATTTGGCGGTGGTTATTGACCTTTTTTCACGCAAGCCGGTGGGCTGGGCGCTGTCGCCGTCACCGGACATAGATCTCGTCAACAAGGCGTTGATGATGGCGTATGAATCTCGCCATGAACCCAAGAACGTTCTTTTTCATTCGGACCAAGGTTGCCAATACACCAGCCTGGGTTTCCGGCAATGCCTATGGCGTTATCAGATGACGCAGAGCCTGAGTCGCCGAGGGAATTGCTGGGATAATGCGCCAACGGAGCGCTTTTTCAGAAGCTTGAAAACAGAGTGGGTACCCGAAACAGGCTATCTGGATATGGCGGCAGCGAAGCAATCTATAACTGAATATATAATCAGCTACTACAGTTGCCTCAGGCCACATACGCATAACGATGGGTTGCCGCCAAATGCGGCAGAAACGACATACTGGAATGCTCAAAAGGCGGTGGCCAAAAATACTTGA
- a CDS encoding aspartate aminotransferase family protein encodes MANQDTARLQQLDRDHYLHPFTDFKSLGEEGSRVVTRAEGVYIYDSEGNRILDGMAGLWCVNIGYGRKELVEAATSQLEQLPYYNSFFKTTHPPAVALAEKLCQLAPAHMNRVFFTGSGSEANDTVLRMVRRYWTIKGKPEKQWVIGRKNGYHGSTVAGMSLGGMAPMHEQGGPCVPGITHIRQPYWFGEGRDMSQDTFGRECAAALEERILELGEENVAAFIAEPVQGAGGAIMPPESYWPAVKEVLAKYDILLVVDEVICGFGRLGEWFGSQHYDLEPDLMPIAKGLSSGYLPIGGVLVGDRVADTLINEGGEFFHGFTYSGHPACAAVALRNLELLEAEGIVDRVRDDLGPYLAKRWASLADHPLVGEARSLGLMGALELVADQQTGERFDESLAAGNLCRDLCFDNGLVMRSVGDTMLISPALVITREEIDELIGLTRQALDETARRLIRWQPAPQDIATQEKHV; translated from the coding sequence ATGGCTAATCAGGATACCGCCCGTCTACAGCAGCTCGACCGAGACCATTACTTGCACCCATTTACTGATTTCAAGTCACTGGGAGAAGAAGGTAGTCGTGTCGTAACACGTGCCGAAGGTGTGTATATCTACGATAGCGAGGGCAATCGCATCCTAGATGGCATGGCTGGGCTGTGGTGCGTCAACATCGGCTATGGCCGCAAGGAGCTGGTCGAGGCGGCGACGTCTCAGCTCGAGCAGCTGCCCTACTACAATAGCTTTTTCAAGACCACGCATCCGCCGGCTGTGGCACTGGCCGAAAAGCTCTGCCAGCTGGCACCGGCCCACATGAACCGTGTGTTCTTTACCGGATCCGGATCTGAGGCCAACGACACCGTGTTGCGCATGGTACGCCGCTACTGGACGATCAAGGGTAAACCCGAAAAGCAGTGGGTGATTGGTCGCAAGAACGGCTATCACGGCTCCACTGTGGCTGGCATGAGCCTGGGTGGTATGGCGCCGATGCACGAACAGGGTGGCCCCTGCGTGCCGGGCATTACTCATATCCGACAGCCTTACTGGTTCGGTGAGGGGCGCGATATGAGCCAGGACACCTTCGGGCGCGAATGTGCCGCTGCGCTGGAAGAGAGAATTCTGGAGTTGGGCGAAGAAAACGTCGCCGCCTTCATTGCCGAACCGGTGCAGGGCGCGGGTGGTGCGATCATGCCGCCAGAAAGCTACTGGCCGGCGGTCAAGGAAGTGCTGGCCAAGTACGATATCCTGCTGGTGGTGGACGAAGTCATCTGTGGCTTTGGGCGACTGGGCGAGTGGTTCGGCAGCCAGCATTACGATCTGGAGCCAGATCTGATGCCGATTGCCAAGGGGCTCTCGTCGGGTTATTTACCGATCGGTGGCGTGCTGGTTGGCGATCGCGTGGCCGATACCCTGATCAACGAGGGCGGTGAATTCTTCCATGGCTTTACCTACTCCGGGCATCCGGCCTGCGCCGCCGTAGCGTTAAGGAACCTGGAGCTGCTGGAAGCCGAGGGCATTGTAGACCGCGTGCGCGACGATCTGGGCCCCTATCTAGCGAAACGCTGGGCCAGTTTGGCCGATCATCCGCTGGTCGGTGAAGCTCGCTCTCTGGGGTTGATGGGCGCGTTGGAGCTGGTGGCCGACCAGCAGACCGGTGAGCGCTTTGATGAGTCGTTGGCGGCAGGCAACCTGTGCCGTGATCTGTGCTTTGACAATGGATTGGTGATGCGCTCGGTCGGCGATACCATGCTCATCTCGCCGGCGCTGGTGATCACCCGTGAAGAGATCGATGAGCTGATCGGGCTGACGCGCCAGGCGCTGGATGAAACCGCGCGTCGCCTGATCCGGTGGCAGCCGGCACCTCAAGACATCGCAACACAGGAGAAGCACGTATGA
- the recD gene encoding exodeoxyribonuclease V subunit alpha codes for MSQSQTTELFIQTPHPALGDTQALLALFERWVARGWLRDLDRALVRFLDAEADNAPPLLLLGAALASHQLGHGHVCLDLAATLAAPDFALSLPPEGDDVADPPALPSELLATLTLPDWQAALAHPTLIGEGAGNSPLVRRDAEHTTRLYLRRYWQYEQTLRDEIDHRLAPDADAEETLDADVTRQALETLFPTTEVSTTGEPDWQKAACALAARRRFAVITGGPGTGKTTTVVRLLALLQTLQLAHTPERALRMRLAAPTGKAAARLNESIANQVDGLPVAESLKADIPVEVTTLHRLLGARPDTRHFRHHADNPLSLDVLVIDEASMVDIEMMTAVLRALPAGARLLLLGDKDQLASVEAGSILGDLCRRAEAGHYLPATAQWLEETTGQPLPAAYIDPDGQPLDQAIAMLRKSYRFDAASGIGQLAHAVNRSPESLSQEPSSQTQVRNVLAHGYADLRHLVLDGEHDRALTKLVLDGYRHYLTVMAEKRPDSALDFADHGETYGGWASAVLDAYGHFQLLCAVRKGPWGVEGLNRQIAQALRQAKLINAADAALEHGWYAGRPVLVTQNDYGLKLMNGDIGITLAVPEAGGTRLRVAFPSGDPQRPIRWVLPSRLHAVDTVFAMTVHKSQGSEFRHTALLLPSSISPVLTRELVYTGITRARHWLTLIEARRGILDSAVARQVVRVSGLSGSS; via the coding sequence ATGAGCCAGTCGCAAACGACCGAACTTTTTATCCAAACGCCGCATCCGGCACTTGGTGATACCCAGGCGCTGCTGGCGCTTTTTGAGCGCTGGGTGGCGCGCGGCTGGCTGCGCGATCTCGATCGCGCGCTGGTGCGCTTTCTGGACGCCGAGGCCGATAACGCTCCGCCGCTACTGCTGCTTGGCGCGGCGCTTGCCAGCCACCAGCTGGGTCACGGCCACGTCTGCCTCGACCTGGCCGCGACGCTGGCCGCGCCCGACTTCGCGCTGTCGCTACCGCCCGAAGGCGATGACGTCGCCGATCCGCCGGCGCTTCCCAGCGAGCTGCTCGCCACGCTTACGCTGCCCGACTGGCAGGCCGCGCTTGCCCACCCTACGCTGATCGGCGAAGGCGCGGGCAACTCGCCGCTGGTGCGCCGTGATGCCGAGCATACGACGCGGCTCTACCTGCGCCGTTACTGGCAGTACGAGCAGACGCTGCGCGACGAAATCGACCACCGACTGGCGCCCGACGCAGACGCGGAAGAGACGCTCGACGCCGACGTGACCCGCCAAGCGCTGGAAACGCTGTTTCCCACTACTGAGGTTTCTACTACCGGCGAGCCCGACTGGCAGAAAGCCGCCTGCGCGCTGGCCGCCCGCCGCCGCTTTGCGGTGATTACCGGCGGCCCCGGCACGGGAAAAACCACCACCGTGGTGCGCCTGCTGGCGCTGCTGCAAACGCTCCAGCTGGCGCATACGCCCGAGCGCGCGCTGCGCATGCGCCTGGCCGCACCCACTGGCAAAGCCGCCGCGCGGCTGAACGAGTCCATCGCCAATCAGGTCGACGGGCTGCCCGTGGCCGAGTCGCTCAAGGCCGATATTCCCGTTGAGGTCACCACCCTCCACCGGCTGCTCGGGGCGAGGCCCGATACGCGCCATTTTCGCCACCACGCGGACAACCCATTGAGCCTTGACGTACTGGTGATCGACGAAGCCTCGATGGTGGATATCGAAATGATGACCGCCGTGCTGCGCGCGCTGCCCGCCGGCGCGCGGCTGTTGCTACTGGGCGATAAAGACCAGTTGGCCTCGGTTGAGGCCGGCTCCATTCTCGGGGATTTATGCCGCCGCGCCGAGGCCGGCCACTACCTTCCCGCCACGGCCCAATGGCTGGAAGAAACCACCGGCCAGCCCCTGCCAGCCGCGTATATCGACCCCGACGGCCAGCCGCTGGACCAGGCCATTGCCATGCTGCGCAAAAGCTACCGCTTTGACGCCGCCAGCGGCATCGGCCAGCTCGCCCACGCGGTCAATCGTTCTCCAGAGTCGCTATCTCAAGAGCCGTCGTCTCAAACGCAGGTGCGTAACGTGCTGGCACACGGCTACGCCGACCTGCGCCACCTGGTACTCGACGGCGAACACGACCGCGCCCTAACCAAGCTCGTCCTCGACGGCTACCGCCACTACTTGACCGTCATGGCCGAAAAGCGCCCGGATAGCGCCCTCGATTTTGCCGACCACGGCGAGACCTACGGCGGCTGGGCCAGCGCCGTGCTCGACGCCTACGGTCACTTTCAGCTGCTGTGCGCGGTGCGCAAAGGCCCCTGGGGCGTCGAAGGGTTGAATCGGCAAATCGCCCAGGCGCTCCGCCAGGCTAAGCTCATTAACGCTGCAGACGCTGCGCTGGAACACGGCTGGTACGCTGGCCGCCCCGTTCTGGTCACGCAAAACGACTATGGCCTGAAGCTGATGAACGGCGATATCGGCATTACCCTTGCCGTGCCCGAAGCCGGCGGCACGCGGCTGCGCGTGGCGTTTCCCTCGGGTGATCCGCAAAGGCCGATTCGCTGGGTGCTGCCCTCGCGCCTGCACGCGGTCGATACCGTGTTTGCCATGACGGTGCATAAATCCCAGGGCTCGGAGTTTCGCCATACGGCGCTGCTGCTGCCAAGCAGCATCAGCCCCGTGCTCACCCGCGAACTGGTGTACACCGGCATTACCCGTGCCCGCCACTGGCTGACCCTGATTGAAGCCCGGCGCGGCATCCTCGATAGTGCGGTCGCGCGGCAGGTGGTGCGCGTCAGCGGCCTGAGCGGCTCGTCCTGA